The Mycolicibacterium smegmatis genome has a window encoding:
- a CDS encoding PDR/VanB family oxidoreductase, giving the protein MTQPVMQLVITEIDDSVPGVRTLRLAHPEGRALPSYPPGSHVVLQCGDVANAYSLTGDGVSPMRYVVSVLLCPNGSGGSRWIHDEVRIGETIDVSAPRSAFAPVHKARRHLLVAAGIGITPMMSHLYSAKRWGADARLLYIHRAGRGAYLDEVEQLGMPARVCTDRDRFHSELTAALISQPIGTHLYVCGPGTFMDDVIAQARELGWPPSRIHSERFGVDALDAGEPFEVELAGTGQTLTVPSGVSLLEALEKNGQNVPNLCRQGVCGECRIPVARGDILHRDTYLSDDEKQAGDALMACVSRAAGERLELAL; this is encoded by the coding sequence GTGACACAACCCGTGATGCAACTGGTGATCACCGAGATCGACGACAGTGTGCCGGGTGTGCGCACCTTGCGCCTGGCACATCCCGAGGGTCGTGCGCTGCCGTCGTACCCGCCGGGCAGCCACGTGGTGCTCCAGTGCGGTGATGTCGCCAACGCCTATTCGCTGACCGGTGACGGAGTGTCCCCGATGCGCTACGTCGTGTCGGTGTTGTTGTGCCCGAACGGTTCCGGTGGTTCTCGCTGGATCCACGACGAGGTGCGCATCGGCGAGACCATCGACGTGAGCGCGCCACGCAGTGCGTTCGCCCCGGTGCACAAGGCGCGTCGGCACCTCCTGGTCGCGGCGGGCATCGGCATCACCCCGATGATGTCGCACCTGTACAGCGCGAAGCGGTGGGGCGCCGACGCCCGACTCCTCTACATCCACCGCGCGGGACGTGGCGCCTACCTGGACGAGGTCGAGCAGTTGGGGATGCCCGCACGGGTCTGCACCGACCGCGACCGGTTCCACTCCGAACTCACCGCGGCGCTCATCAGCCAGCCGATCGGCACCCACCTGTACGTGTGCGGACCTGGCACGTTCATGGACGACGTGATCGCCCAGGCGCGCGAACTGGGTTGGCCCCCAAGCCGGATCCACTCCGAGCGGTTCGGCGTCGACGCGCTCGACGCGGGTGAACCGTTCGAGGTCGAACTCGCCGGGACGGGGCAGACCCTCACCGTCCCCTCGGGGGTTTCACTGCTCGAAGCCCTTGAGAAGAACGGGCAGAACGTGCCGAACCTGTGCAGGCAGGGGGTGTGCGGCGAGTGCCGGATCCCCGTGGCCCGCGGTGACATCCTGCACCGCGACACGTACCTCAGCGACGACGAGAAGCAGGCGGGGGATGCGCTCATGGCGTGCGTATCCCGCGCCGCCGGAGAACGATTGGAGCTCGCCCTGTGA
- a CDS encoding heme-dependent oxidative N-demethylase family protein → MTITPERLSAPDLVETFPFPFPTDRYRYSTNVEPAGGAVSTPAGQWGERVVDIDSEYEHELAQRAEILAADPTRYAVLPHMRAACWDAMVTLMREMATAYPDTMSLTESDGVWHWENKRLGISQSFTYGDESTLPSEPLAYIAGQVQDDIVLLDQRDDDLFGDAGVVTFAADWSFGFDVGMTFLEIHGPVPRLRETGVITRARQFLMRLQPGETYRRTNWTLTIGRKLDVSTERYPEWGPDRAMINGVDDETFGRLVHLRVELQHLIRLPESGAICFLIRTYMLPFADIATVGPWRDRLAAVLADLPDDMADYKGIIGYRDRAVEWLARH, encoded by the coding sequence GTGACCATCACGCCCGAACGGCTGTCCGCACCCGACCTGGTGGAGACCTTTCCGTTCCCGTTCCCCACCGACCGGTACCGCTACAGCACCAACGTCGAACCCGCGGGCGGAGCGGTCTCGACGCCTGCGGGACAGTGGGGCGAACGCGTCGTCGACATCGACAGCGAGTACGAACACGAACTCGCCCAGCGCGCAGAGATTCTCGCAGCCGACCCGACCCGGTACGCCGTGCTGCCGCACATGCGCGCGGCGTGCTGGGATGCCATGGTGACGCTCATGCGGGAGATGGCCACGGCCTACCCCGACACCATGTCACTGACCGAGAGCGACGGCGTGTGGCACTGGGAGAACAAGCGTCTCGGGATCTCGCAGAGCTTCACCTACGGTGACGAGTCGACGCTTCCGTCCGAACCGCTGGCCTACATCGCCGGGCAGGTGCAGGACGACATCGTGCTGCTCGACCAGCGTGACGACGATCTGTTCGGCGACGCCGGCGTGGTGACCTTCGCCGCGGACTGGTCGTTCGGGTTCGACGTCGGGATGACGTTCCTGGAGATCCACGGCCCGGTACCGCGATTGCGGGAGACCGGTGTGATCACCCGCGCACGCCAGTTCCTGATGCGGTTGCAGCCGGGCGAAACCTACCGGCGCACCAACTGGACGCTCACCATCGGGCGCAAACTCGACGTGTCGACCGAGCGGTACCCGGAATGGGGCCCGGACCGGGCGATGATCAACGGCGTCGACGACGAGACGTTCGGCCGCCTGGTGCATCTGCGTGTCGAGTTGCAGCACCTGATCCGGCTGCCGGAGTCGGGCGCGATCTGCTTTTTGATCCGCACGTACATGCTGCCGTTCGCCGACATCGCCACGGTCGGGCCGTGGCGCGACCGGCTCGCGGCGGTGCTGGCCGACCTGCCCGATGACATGGCCGACTACAAGGGCATCATCGGCTACCGCGACCGCGCCGTGGAATGGCTTGCACGCCACTAG
- a CDS encoding S9 family peptidase, whose translation MNSTPFHDLDAYLDLPRVSGLAVSPDGTRVVTTVSTLNAKRTEFVTALWELDPAGQQPARRLTRGLKGESAPVFTADGDVLFLAVRPTEDDEKPPAALWRLPAHGGEAHEMLSLPGGVSAAASARTADVTVVAAPLLPSAADVEADRSLRKARKDNKVSAILHTGYPVRQWDHDLGPDLPHLFDADGARNLTERPGVALRESTFDVSPDGAFVVATWHVPAPGAATRSTLVRIDRETGARTTIAEDPQADLEHPVIAPDGGALAFTRETHSTPTEPPRITLCCMRFGNDDEQLGEWAEVATEWDRWPSWLAWSADASALIVTADDNGRGPVFSVHPDTGTVTRLTDDDHTYTDVCPAPGGIIYALRSSYAVPPHPVRIDPDGTVTELPCFDAPALPGSLTEITATAEDGTPVRSWLTLPESTDPAPLVLWVHGGPLGSWNTWHWRWNPWLLTAHGYAVLMPDPALSTGYGQDFIARGWGAWGEAPYTDLMAATDAACEHPRVDASRTAAMGGSFGGYMANWVAGHTDRFDAIVTHASLWALDQFAPTTDGAYWWAREMTPEMMQRNSPHRFVDQINTPMLVIHGDKDYRVPIGEALRLWYELLTESALPADDNGDSPHRFLYYPAENHWVLTPQHAKLWYQVVTAFLDENLRNEPAQWPELLG comes from the coding sequence ATGAATTCCACGCCGTTTCACGACCTCGACGCCTATCTCGACCTCCCGCGAGTTTCTGGACTGGCAGTCTCGCCGGACGGCACGCGCGTGGTCACCACGGTCAGCACACTCAATGCGAAACGGACCGAATTCGTCACCGCGTTATGGGAATTGGATCCGGCCGGGCAGCAACCGGCGCGCCGGCTGACCCGCGGGCTCAAAGGGGAATCGGCGCCGGTGTTCACAGCGGACGGCGACGTGTTGTTCCTCGCGGTCCGGCCCACCGAGGACGACGAGAAACCGCCCGCCGCGCTGTGGCGGCTACCTGCGCACGGCGGGGAGGCCCACGAGATGCTGAGCCTGCCCGGTGGTGTCAGCGCGGCGGCGAGCGCCCGCACAGCGGACGTGACCGTCGTGGCAGCACCGTTGTTGCCGTCGGCCGCGGACGTCGAGGCCGACCGGTCACTGCGCAAGGCGCGCAAGGACAACAAGGTGTCGGCCATCCTGCACACCGGATATCCGGTGCGGCAGTGGGACCACGACCTCGGGCCCGACCTGCCCCATCTGTTCGATGCCGACGGCGCACGCAATCTCACCGAGCGCCCGGGTGTCGCGTTGCGGGAGAGCACATTCGACGTCAGCCCCGACGGTGCGTTCGTGGTGGCGACCTGGCACGTGCCGGCACCCGGCGCGGCGACCCGCTCGACGCTGGTCCGCATCGACCGGGAGACCGGGGCGCGGACCACGATCGCCGAGGATCCGCAGGCCGACCTGGAACATCCCGTGATCGCGCCCGACGGCGGCGCGCTCGCGTTCACCCGTGAAACGCACTCCACACCCACAGAGCCACCACGAATCACCCTGTGCTGCATGCGATTCGGTAACGACGACGAACAGTTGGGCGAGTGGGCGGAAGTGGCCACCGAATGGGACCGGTGGCCGTCGTGGCTGGCCTGGTCTGCCGACGCGTCGGCCCTGATCGTCACCGCGGACGACAACGGCCGCGGACCCGTCTTCTCCGTCCACCCCGACACCGGGACCGTGACGCGGCTGACCGACGACGATCACACCTACACCGATGTCTGCCCGGCGCCCGGCGGGATCATCTACGCGCTGCGCAGTTCCTACGCCGTCCCACCGCATCCGGTGCGCATCGATCCCGACGGCACCGTGACCGAGCTGCCGTGCTTCGACGCACCCGCACTGCCCGGCAGCCTCACCGAGATCACCGCGACGGCCGAGGACGGTACGCCCGTGCGCTCGTGGCTGACGCTGCCCGAGTCCACCGATCCCGCGCCGCTGGTGCTGTGGGTGCACGGCGGACCGCTGGGCAGCTGGAACACCTGGCACTGGCGCTGGAACCCGTGGCTGCTGACCGCGCACGGCTACGCGGTGCTCATGCCCGATCCCGCGCTGTCGACGGGCTACGGCCAGGACTTCATCGCACGCGGCTGGGGTGCGTGGGGTGAGGCGCCCTACACCGATCTCATGGCCGCGACCGATGCCGCATGTGAGCATCCGCGTGTCGACGCGTCGCGCACCGCGGCCATGGGCGGCTCGTTCGGCGGCTACATGGCGAACTGGGTCGCCGGTCACACCGACCGGTTCGACGCGATCGTCACACACGCGAGCCTGTGGGCGCTCGATCAGTTCGCGCCCACGACCGACGGCGCCTACTGGTGGGCGCGGGAGATGACGCCTGAGATGATGCAACGGAATTCACCGCACCGGTTCGTCGACCAGATCAACACCCCGATGCTGGTGATCCACGGCGACAAGGACTACCGCGTGCCCATCGGTGAGGCCCTGCGGCTGTGGTACGAACTGCTCACCGAATCGGCCCTGCCCGCCGACGACAACGGGGACAGTCCGCACCGGTTCCTCTACTACCCGGCCGAGAACCACTGGGTGCTCACACCGCAGCACGCCAAGCTCTGGTATCAGGTGGTCACCGCGTTCCTCGACGAGAACTTGCGTAACGAGCCCGCACAGTGGCCGGAGTTGCTCGGGTAG
- a CDS encoding dimethylamine monooxygenase subunit DmmA family protein codes for MRPALELTSVPPWTITATVPDADTSGRAWTIIAIGHAQDVITRWEGQLGDHRNSVEVHRVDTDEQARAVIDAAVATAVVGWRLMTAGPAHLNLRVRAHALAHGIADDEITIASTEVAHRDVFCTHCRAVTTAAVEIDGLVGCTGCGRKLVVHYHVSRRAGAFLGYMVDAEQQVVTP; via the coding sequence ATGAGACCTGCTCTGGAGTTGACCAGCGTGCCGCCATGGACCATCACCGCCACCGTGCCCGACGCGGATACGTCGGGACGGGCCTGGACAATCATCGCGATCGGTCACGCCCAGGACGTGATCACGCGGTGGGAGGGTCAACTCGGTGACCACCGCAACAGCGTCGAGGTGCACCGCGTCGACACCGACGAGCAGGCCCGCGCGGTCATCGACGCGGCGGTCGCCACCGCGGTGGTGGGCTGGCGACTGATGACCGCCGGCCCCGCTCACCTGAATCTGCGTGTGCGTGCCCACGCCCTCGCGCACGGTATCGCCGACGACGAGATCACGATCGCGAGCACCGAGGTCGCCCACCGCGACGTGTTCTGTACGCACTGCCGCGCCGTCACCACCGCCGCGGTCGAGATCGACGGCCTGGTGGGCTGCACCGGATGCGGGCGCAAACTCGTGGTGCACTACCACGTTTCGCGCCGGGCCGGTGCGTTCCTGGGATACATGGTGGATGCCGAGCAGCAGGTGGTGACCCCGTGA
- a CDS encoding ammonium transporter, giving the protein MPPDVQDALDTMATINNEFYYWVSIALMFLIHAGFLAYEVGASRSKNVLATAMKNLLALATIIASFYFVGWFLYNAMPSGFIEFNEAAKAALPWGDNMGPNVQDSASGIFWGAFALFAATTGSIMSGAVLERIRTSGFLILTVLVGSVTWIIGAAWGWHGAGWMLTKLGFHDVGAAGCVHMIAGFATLGVLINLGPRIGRFLPDGTPVTIRPHNLPLTMLGLMLIFTGFFGFLMGCIIYAGDGLTTIYASPTTMSAFAFNTLMGLGGGIIGAYLTSKGEPFWTISGGLCGVIGVAAGMDLYHPTLAFVIAFGAGAVAPFIGRLLEKFKIDDVVGAVSVHGGIGLYSLLMSGIFLHGYPNTGGNPSISLWGQAIGAAVFAALGFIPTYVVSLGLKKVGLLRIPKEVEEQGLDLTEVPATPYPEGIPVTAMPVNGNGHAKTNGKLVTTAEV; this is encoded by the coding sequence GTGCCACCTGACGTACAAGACGCCCTCGACACGATGGCGACGATCAACAACGAGTTCTACTACTGGGTGTCCATCGCGTTGATGTTCCTCATCCACGCGGGGTTCCTCGCCTACGAGGTCGGCGCATCCAGGTCGAAGAACGTGCTTGCCACCGCGATGAAGAACCTGCTGGCCCTGGCCACCATCATCGCGTCCTTCTACTTCGTCGGCTGGTTCCTCTACAACGCGATGCCCAGCGGGTTCATCGAGTTCAACGAGGCAGCCAAGGCTGCGCTCCCGTGGGGCGACAACATGGGGCCCAACGTCCAGGACTCGGCCAGCGGCATCTTCTGGGGCGCGTTCGCGCTGTTCGCCGCGACCACCGGGTCGATCATGTCCGGCGCGGTGCTCGAACGCATCCGCACCAGCGGATTCCTCATTCTCACAGTGCTCGTCGGTTCGGTGACCTGGATAATCGGCGCCGCGTGGGGCTGGCACGGCGCCGGCTGGATGCTGACCAAGCTGGGCTTCCATGACGTGGGTGCCGCGGGCTGCGTCCACATGATCGCGGGCTTCGCGACCCTCGGCGTTCTGATCAACCTCGGTCCGCGTATCGGACGCTTCTTGCCCGACGGCACCCCGGTGACCATCCGTCCGCACAACCTGCCGCTGACCATGCTGGGCCTGATGCTCATCTTCACGGGCTTCTTCGGCTTCCTGATGGGCTGCATCATCTACGCGGGCGACGGCCTGACGACCATCTACGCGAGCCCGACGACCATGAGCGCGTTCGCATTCAACACCCTGATGGGCCTGGGCGGTGGCATCATCGGCGCCTACCTGACATCCAAGGGTGAACCGTTCTGGACCATCTCGGGTGGTCTGTGCGGTGTCATCGGCGTCGCCGCGGGCATGGATCTGTACCACCCGACGCTGGCCTTCGTCATCGCGTTCGGTGCCGGTGCGGTCGCTCCGTTCATCGGCAGGCTGCTGGAGAAGTTCAAGATCGACGACGTGGTTGGTGCGGTTTCCGTGCACGGCGGCATCGGCCTGTACTCGCTGCTGATGTCCGGCATCTTCCTGCACGGCTACCCGAACACCGGTGGCAACCCGTCCATCTCGTTGTGGGGCCAGGCGATCGGCGCCGCGGTGTTCGCCGCTCTGGGCTTCATCCCGACGTACGTCGTTTCGCTGGGACTCAAGAAGGTTGGGCTGCTGCGCATCCCGAAGGAAGTCGAGGAGCAGGGCCTGGACCTCACCGAGGTTCCCGCCACCCCGTACCCCGAGGGCATCCCGGTCACGGCCATGCCGGTCAACGGCAACGGCCATGCCAAGACCAACGGCAAACTCGTCACCACCGCGGAGGTGTAA